The proteins below come from a single Xenopus tropicalis strain Nigerian chromosome 9, UCB_Xtro_10.0, whole genome shotgun sequence genomic window:
- the gde1 gene encoding glycerophosphodiester phosphodiesterase 1 isoform X1 yields MLLSAPAMLWGDGLLASFSSIFLVLLLLTRNPLLTSLVTGGIYLLLVFCRFEPVPQSRALQVLKPKGRAATVAHRGGGHDAPENTLAAIRTAAQNGATGVELDLEFTGDGVPILMHDETVERTTDGTGRLQDLTFSDLKKLNAAAKHRLRNTFDGEHIPTLKEAVRECLHHNLTIYFDVKGHADQAAEALQHLYVENPGLYNCSIVCSFEPSVIIKMRQADRNVVTALTHRPWSLSHLGDGTPRYNTIWKHYWYIFMDVLLDWGMHNLLWNLCGVSAFLMQKNFISKEYVEQWNSKGIEVVAWTINNASEKLYYEQVLNSTYITDSLLEDCDPHY; encoded by the exons ATGCTTTTATCTGCCCCCGCCATGCTGTGGGGTGATGGCCTCTTGGCTTCATTCAGTAGCATTTtccttgtgctgctgctgctgactcGGAACCCGCTTCTCACGTCCCTGGTTACGGGCGGTATCTATCTGCTGCTGGTTTTCTGTAGGTTCGAGCCGGTGCCCCAATCCCGGGCCCTGCAGGTGCTGAAACCTAAAGGGAGGGCGGCTACAGTAGCCCATAGAGGCGGGGGGCACGATGCTCCTGAGAACACCCTGGCCGCCATCAGAACC GCAGCACAGAACGGTGCAACTGGAGTAGAACTAGATTTGGAATTCACTGGGGATGGAGTTCCTATCCTCATGCATGATGAGACAGTGGAGAGAACAACAGATGGCACTGGGAGACTGCAAGATCTCACCTTCTCAGATCTCAAGAAGCTCAATGCGGCAGCCAAGCATCGCTTACG GAATACTTTTGATGGAGAACACATTCCTACTCTGAAGGAGGCAGTTAGAGAATGCTTGCATCACAATCTGACAATTTACTTTGACGTCAAAGGCCATGCTGATCAG gcagCGGAAGCCCTCCAGCATCTCTATGTTGAGAACCCAGGTTTATATAACTGCAGCATTGTATGCTCCTTTGAGCCTTCTGTTATTATTAAA ATGAGACAGGCTGACAGAAATGTTGTTACAGCTCTGACACACAGACCTTGGAGCCTTAGCCACCTTGGAGATGGCACCCCACGGTACAACACCATATGGAAACATTACTGGTACATTTTTATGGATGTCttgttggactgggggatgcacaACTTACTGTGGAATCTTTGTGGAGTCTCCGCTTTCTTAATGCAGAAGAATTTTATCTCCAA AGAATATGTGGAGCAGTGGAACTCCAAAGGAATTGAAGTTGTAGCCTGGACAATTAATAATGCATCTGAAAAGTTATATTATGAGCAAGTCCTTAACAGTACTTATATCACTGACAGCCTGCTGGAAGATTGCGACCCACACTATTGA
- the gde1 gene encoding glycerophosphodiester phosphodiesterase 1, protein MLWGDGLLASFSSIFLVLLLLTRNPLLTSLVTGGIYLLLVFCRFEPVPHRGGGHDAPENTLAAIRTAAQNGATGVELDLEFTGDGVPILMHDETVERTTDGTGRLQDLTFSDLKKLNAAAKHRLRNTFDGEHIPTLKEAVRECLHHNLTIYFDVKGHADQAAEALQHLYVENPGLYNCSIVCSFEPSVIIKMRQADRNVVTALTHRPWSLSHLGDGTPRYNTIWKHYWYIFMDVLLDWGMHNLLWNLCGVSAFLMQKNFISKEYVEQWNSKGIEVVAWTINNASEKLYYEQVLNSTYITDSLLEDCDPHY, encoded by the exons ATGCTGTGGGGTGATGGCCTCTTGGCTTCATTCAGTAGCATTTtccttgtgctgctgctgctgactcGGAACCCGCTTCTCACGTCCCTGGTTACGGGCGGTATCTATCTGCTGCTGGTTTTCTGTAGGTTCGAGCCGGTGC CCCATAGAGGCGGGGGGCACGATGCTCCTGAGAACACCCTGGCCGCCATCAGAACC GCAGCACAGAACGGTGCAACTGGAGTAGAACTAGATTTGGAATTCACTGGGGATGGAGTTCCTATCCTCATGCATGATGAGACAGTGGAGAGAACAACAGATGGCACTGGGAGACTGCAAGATCTCACCTTCTCAGATCTCAAGAAGCTCAATGCGGCAGCCAAGCATCGCTTACG GAATACTTTTGATGGAGAACACATTCCTACTCTGAAGGAGGCAGTTAGAGAATGCTTGCATCACAATCTGACAATTTACTTTGACGTCAAAGGCCATGCTGATCAG gcagCGGAAGCCCTCCAGCATCTCTATGTTGAGAACCCAGGTTTATATAACTGCAGCATTGTATGCTCCTTTGAGCCTTCTGTTATTATTAAA ATGAGACAGGCTGACAGAAATGTTGTTACAGCTCTGACACACAGACCTTGGAGCCTTAGCCACCTTGGAGATGGCACCCCACGGTACAACACCATATGGAAACATTACTGGTACATTTTTATGGATGTCttgttggactgggggatgcacaACTTACTGTGGAATCTTTGTGGAGTCTCCGCTTTCTTAATGCAGAAGAATTTTATCTCCAA AGAATATGTGGAGCAGTGGAACTCCAAAGGAATTGAAGTTGTAGCCTGGACAATTAATAATGCATCTGAAAAGTTATATTATGAGCAAGTCCTTAACAGTACTTATATCACTGACAGCCTGCTGGAAGATTGCGACCCACACTATTGA